The genomic window TCGTAGCGCCGGCTCATGAGTACACTGCAATGAAGTAACATTTGTTGGAAGATGAGTTACAAGTTCTAATTGTACTTTTTTAAGTTTATCGTATATTTAATCTATGTGGTGTGTATTTAAATTAAACACTCTAacacactaatttttttttgctatataaaactgtattttaaatttgaactgTTTGATCTCAAATCAACAGTCATAATTGATTACCACGTGAAAATGCGTTAATGGTTGATTACTActtgattaataaaaaattacctGAAGGTGCAATTGGAGGGCTCAATAACCATGATGCCAGAGTTGAAAATGGATTGATCATTCCCAGTGGCAGACATTTGAGGAAAATTGAAGAGAATATCAAGATTTCGAAGTACAACAATGTCGGAATCTATAAAGATAATCTTCTCATAATCAGTAAGTTGCCATAACCTAAACTTACTATAATTATACTCATTGTAAGTTCCATTCTCCGCTCTCGGGTTTCGAATTCGGGTGATAGTTCTAGTCTTCCAACCGGCGGAAGCCAATGCGCGTCGTTTGCGGACGGAGATGGAATTGTCGATGAGAAGTATAAGGTCGCGTTTGGTTCCGGTTTTTAGAAGGCTTTGTGCTAAAGTTATTGCTCCACAAACGTAGCTTTCTGAAGAGTGTAGTACTGTTGCATATGCTTCACGTTTTGCTCTTGTTTTGCTTCTTACGTTTTGTTCCATTTTGGTTATGTCGTATACTTTGTCTGTCCCTGCAAAATTcaaactattttaattttattattcttgttcttttttttggtacaaattattCTTGTTCTTTATTCTTTTAAGTAAATTCTTTGGTACATTTAAAATTTGGTTGGTACTAAAATTCACTCAAAATATTATTTAGGTCTTGTCTCAAACCTTGCATGAAGTGTGTCTcgtgaatttagattatatgtggtcacatttttttattaaacagtCTAGTGACTAAACTCGCATGCccttttgtcaaacaaaaaaaaaaactcgcaTGCCTTATAGAAGTGAGGACTTTGAAGTTCGAATCTCGATCCCTTCATATTTCGATTATATGCGGTCATAGttttttatcaagtagcctAGAAACTAAACTCAAATGTATTATAAAAATGAGGAATTCAAGGTTCGAATTTCGGTCCCTCCATAAAATGTCATACAACTATCTACTAGGCTGAATTAACAGGACATGCAGTCACATGTTAATCGTAGAGAATTCAAATTTTGGCCTcttctaatttttcttttctataaaacaattgaaaaaatagctttGGTTGTAATGTAAGGAAAGGATTTTATTTTGACCAGGGTTTAGTTTATTCCAATGACAATAATTTGAACACAATCTAATCATATAATGCAATTAGGTAAAGATATGACACTCTTGCTAACAAAGATATGGAAAGGGTTGCTTAAAAAACAATACTTTGGGTAGACAAGAATGTTGAATTGATATAAACAAGCTTATACTGAGACAAACACCAAATTCATGTTGGTGACACAAGAAGTACCTACTAGCATAACAAAGTCAATATATAGTGGTTGGTTAGGGTCATACATAATTTAGTGGTTAACATGTTATCATTTTTCCTTAAAAACAAAAGTTACTGTATCAGTTTTCAAGCACAGGTTAAATATGCTCGTACTAAAATTTTAACTGTCCTCTGTtttcccacaaaaaaaaaaaaaaaaaaaaaaattaactacaaAAACGAAGTTCAGTGTATTTAAGTAAGGTGAAAACAGAACAATTGACACACAAGCGCCTGTAGCTCAGTGGATAGAGCGTCTGTTTCCTAAGCAGAAAGTCGTAGGTTCGACCCCTACCTGGCGCgaatatttgattattttttgaaaattttacattttctaatattttgttcATATACTTTTTAATCATAACTTAGGTAATAATAATCATTAATCACTCTTGATTTTACCAGTTTAATGCAAAATCAGCattaacaaaagatgaaaaattacaatattttgtAAGATTACATACCTTGTTCCCATAGAGGCAAAGCCAAGTTACATGACCCAACAGgcaaagaaattttttgttcCAATCTCTTTACATCAACCTCAAAAAACCACCAATCACCTTCATGTTTAACCAAATCATCACATCTAAAAATTTCCATCATTGGTCTACACTTACTCCAAAAAACAACTCTACTCTTCCATTTCCAatctttctttccctttttcaCAACCATATTTGCTACAATAAGATGAACTTGTAACCTTAAAACTTCTCTCCCCCACCCTTCTAATGGATACTTGCATGGTAACTTTGCAACTATTAAATCCATTTTTTCATATGTTGTGAATTCGGGCATTGGTATTTCGGGACATGTTGGAACATcgctttcttcttcttcgtctaTCCATTCGGGAAATAAATCCGTCCAATTGAAAAATTGTGATACTTTGTCGAAATTAATTGGTATTGTTTCACCATGTAGGTTCCATTCGcttacatcattgtcatcttCGTTCATGTTTACCATTCCAATTTTCATTCCTTTACCGATTTTTTCGCGTAAAAAACTTGGTACTTCTATCTTTGTTCCGTTCTTCTTTGGattccataatttttttggttttggtaaTTCCTCTAACACCGCTTTCATTTTCATGCTTTGTTCTCCCTACAAGTTTGGAGGAACATACAAGATTTATCATATGGTAAGGTAGCATTTCATAATACTAAGAAAAAATGGACAAAAGTACTAATTTAGTCCCTCAAATTGTAGGACTCAGATAACTTGgtcataaaattaatgaaattcaaaataaaatatgctCAATCAcgttccaaaaaataaaataaatgttcaatcaCATTAGTTCATTAATTTGTGACAGTTTCACGGACTAAATTGATTGGCCTAAAAGTACTAATGTTTCTGATaaaatgttttcaatttttggaCCATTTTGAAATTTGGTTAACTCTAGAGGTAAAACTAAAGAGAACAAAATAATAAGATTTGGTCATATAGTAAGGTGGAATTCAATGAACAAACATGAGATATGTTCCATGTTATGCTACACATTAAAATAGAACAATTTAAACAAAGAGTGCTGCCATTAGAATAGGCTCACCTTACCTGATGATGACATTCTCTCAAAGAGCATCTAACAAGCGAGGCTGCATTATCGAAATAGACCGAAGAAGAAGGACGGAGAAGAAGAGTTGCATAAACAATAAGAAAGATGGCAAGACAGAACAAATTGAATCTGACAACCATAGCTTTGGATGGTGCTGTCTTCACCAGcttattaatatttgaaacttCCATCCTTTAAGAACAATGTTAGTTGAAAGAATAGTCCCTAAAATGGAGGGGACTACACTATATATGTAAAAAAGACCCTATTTCATTAACTTGGATGTGTTAGTTGTTAAATATCATATCATGATTAGCTTAAGTAGCAAGGATTAGGAAATAGTTGTTAGAGAATTATATTCTTAAAGCAAGTCTAACCATTTATGTAGCTCCATTTGTCCTTTCCTTGTTTATTAGACAATATTGGAGACATGAGGAAAATGGAATTGCTTTACTTATATTTCAGGTTAGTATACACCtacaatttttttgacaaaattccaAATATCATAATATAAATATCATTTGGAAAAAAAGTTAtcattaattgtatttttttcgtAAGCAAAGACTAATTCATCGAGTCTTGCAGGACTCAAATGGGCGGCAAACTCTCCTTAAGAGTTTTAACATTGTTGCAAGCCCAAGACAGAAATCGAACTCATGATTTTGATTAAGTTAGAAGAGACACATGTCTTCTCATCTAAGTGCTCTAAGGtcattaattataaattttattttaaatcacAAGTTacatttatttcaaaaaattccaaaaatgtg from Trifolium pratense cultivar HEN17-A07 linkage group LG1, ARS_RC_1.1, whole genome shotgun sequence includes these protein-coding regions:
- the LOC123897845 gene encoding UDP-glucuronate:xylan alpha-glucuronosyltransferase 2 isoform X1; amino-acid sequence: MEVSNINKLVKTAPSKAMVVRFNLFCLAIFLIVYATLLLRPSSSVYFDNAASLVRCSLRECHHQGEQSMKMKAVLEELPKPKKLWNPKKNGTKIEVPSFLREKIGKGMKIGMVNMNEDDNDVSEWNLHGETIPINFDKVSQFFNWTDLFPEWIDEEEESDVPTCPEIPMPEFTTYEKMDLIVAKLPCKYPLEGWGREVLRLQVHLIVANMVVKKGKKDWKWKSRVVFWSKCRPMMEIFRCDDLVKHEGDWWFFEVDVKRLEQKISLPVGSCNLALPLWEQGTDKVYDITKMEQNVRSKTRAKREAYATVLHSSESYVCGAITLAQSLLKTGTKRDLILLIDNSISVRKRRALASAGWKTRTITRIRNPRAENGTYNEYNYSKFRLWQLTDYEKIIFIDSDIVVLRNLDILFNFPQMSATGNDQSIFNSGIMVIEPSNCTFSVLMSRRYDIVSYNGGDQGFLNEIFVWWHRLPRRVNYLKNFWANTTIEASVKNGLFGADPPKLYAIHYLGLKPWHCYRDYDCNWDVVDQRVYASDVAHQRWWNFHDGMDKKLQGFCRLTRQRRTELNWERRRSSKMGSLDHHWKINVTDPRKSGSLLMD
- the LOC123897845 gene encoding UDP-glucuronate:xylan alpha-glucuronosyltransferase 2 isoform X2, encoding MLFERMSSSGKGEQSMKMKAVLEELPKPKKLWNPKKNGTKIEVPSFLREKIGKGMKIGMVNMNEDDNDVSEWNLHGETIPINFDKVSQFFNWTDLFPEWIDEEEESDVPTCPEIPMPEFTTYEKMDLIVAKLPCKYPLEGWGREVLRLQVHLIVANMVVKKGKKDWKWKSRVVFWSKCRPMMEIFRCDDLVKHEGDWWFFEVDVKRLEQKISLPVGSCNLALPLWEQGTDKVYDITKMEQNVRSKTRAKREAYATVLHSSESYVCGAITLAQSLLKTGTKRDLILLIDNSISVRKRRALASAGWKTRTITRIRNPRAENGTYNEYNYSKFRLWQLTDYEKIIFIDSDIVVLRNLDILFNFPQMSATGNDQSIFNSGIMVIEPSNCTFSVLMSRRYDIVSYNGGDQGFLNEIFVWWHRLPRRVNYLKNFWANTTIEASVKNGLFGADPPKLYAIHYLGLKPWHCYRDYDCNWDVVDQRVYASDVAHQRWWNFHDGMDKKLQGFCRLTRQRRTELNWERRRSSKMGSLDHHWKINVTDPRKSGSLLMD